In the Parasteatoda tepidariorum isolate YZ-2023 chromosome 3, CAS_Ptep_4.0, whole genome shotgun sequence genome, one interval contains:
- the LOC107454955 gene encoding uncharacterized protein — protein MSSSQVVNTSILKSNSAFPVNQLLKRKAIEDYQNASKQQKICLVRPFPKQAPRCRYFPKCRMGQKCHFVHPKCKYNAACRNPKCAYVHVGPRKLEFLDINNNEVNPYKWKKEEKEETDEQKMESSSETQ, from the exons ATGTCATCAAGCCAAGTAGTCAACACTTCAATTCTtaa atctAATTCAGCATTTCCTGTAAATCAACTTCTCAAAAGAAAAGCCATTGAAGACTATCAAAACGCGAGCAAGCAACAGAAAATTTGCCTTGTGAGACCGTTTCCAAAACAGGCACCGAGGTGCCGTTACTTCCCCAAATGCCGGATGGGTCAGAAGTGCCACTTTGTTCATCCCAAGTGTAAATACAACGCTGCATGCAGGAATCCAAAATGTGCTTACGTTCATGTCGGTCCCAGGAAATTGGAGTTCTTAGATATTAACAACAATGAAGTTAATCCATACAAATGGAAAAAGGAAGAGAAAGAAGAAACCGATGAGCAGAAAATGGAGTCTAGTTCTGAGACCCAATGA